In one Lycium barbarum isolate Lr01 chromosome 7, ASM1917538v2, whole genome shotgun sequence genomic region, the following are encoded:
- the LOC132601505 gene encoding uncharacterized protein LOC132601505 codes for MPTIPIPTTVSPQQGGTSFIGGPDPINQVQTLGLPPVQASGLFIDPRDFFFLLGCGDKSVPARWFLAAVSSSVVLASDASLPSVLLQTAALILQSEPPSLLLFSTLPSPTSRPAHPSQPLDLHTLSQPPDLVLSQRPKPLFLSPKGQSLCLLSLLVYLISTSEFPQDSSKYTRSCPNYIALGKDRGSQGRVGKSSLRGDFARHANMPTIPIPTTDSPQQGGTSSIGGPDPINHDQTLDPELSHIAPDLSSPIDEGTSNQSNTISEEESSSRRRQRTLTLVTLTPARLEPSKECSNTISASFKNQLDPNGINWKGVSEDTRDFYFGEFKTYHWDSSIPESVIRKHWNTKAATKYRNFISKTKQKRIKPDYVSDNVWERWLKLWADPKCVEKSEINAKNRCGGKEVAVGTHTGGSNCIGEHRKRLVVAKGRDPTPGEVHLHVHTHDHDGESFVDERARAVHERYQEILREKSQSQYDIDQCKAYYEAAGGTRKRRIYGLGYQAQSYYGPNLCVNSGFNASASAAPSTSQSAPTENMEELVMRLIPTLTDRFLPLFIEKARGVIFSPSHHPNTPIDKPSIVTPIVPPPTTANVDDIDPLVSDDDRSPSPMH; via the exons ATGCCTACCATTCCCATTCCCACCACAGTTAGTCCTCAACAAGGTGGTACGAGTTTCATAGGTGGGCCAGATCCTATAAACCAAGTTCAAACTTTAGGTTTGCCACCGGTTCAAGCCTCAGGTCTGTTTATTGATCCTCGtgactttttctttcttcttggcTGTGGTGACAAAAGTGTTCCTGCAAGATGG TTCCTAGCTGCTGTAAGCAGCAGTGTTGTGCTAGCATCTGATGCATCTCTCCCTTCTGTACT ATTGCAGACTGCTGCACTAATTCTGCAATCTGAGCCACCAAGTCTGCTGTTGTTTTCTACCTTGCCAAGCCCAACCTCCAGACCTGCACACCCTTCACAACCTCTAGACCTGCACACCCTTTCACAACCTCCAGACCTTGTGCTCTCCCAAAGGCCAAAGCCTCTGTTCCTTTCTCCCAAAGGCCAAAGCCTTTGTCTGCTTAGCCTTCTAGTGTACTTGATCAGTACATCTGAATTTCCCCAGGATTCTTCAAAGTACACCAGGTCATGTCCAAACT ATATCGCTCTAGGAAAAGATCGAGGTAGCCAAGGTCGTGTAGGAAAGTCCTCACTTAGGGGTGATTTTGCTCGTCATGCAAACATGCCTACCATTCCTATTCCCACCACAGATAGTCCTCAACAAGGTGGTACGAGTTCCATAGGTGGGCCAGATCCTATAAACCATGATCAAACTTTAG ATCCTGAATTATCTCACATTGCACCTGATCTGAGCAGCCCAATAGATGAGGGTACATCAAACCAGAGCAACACTATCAGCGAAGAAGAGTCCAGTAGTCGTCGTAGGCAGCGGACACTTACACTTGTTACTCTTACTCCTGCAAG GTTGGAACCTTCTAAAGAATGCTCTAATACCATATCCGCATCTTTCAAAAATCAACTTGATCCCAATGGAATCAATTGGAAAGGTGTCTCAGAAGATACTAGAGATTTTTATTTTGGGGAATTCAAG ACATACCATTGGGACTCTTCGATTCCTGAGAGTGTAATCAGAAAACATTGGAATACTAAGGCAGCAACAAAGTATAGGAATTTCATTAGCAAAACTAAACAAAAAAGGATTAAGCCGGATTATGTGTCTGATAATGTGTGGGAACGTTGGTTGAAACTTTGGGCGGATCCTAAGTGTGTTGAAAAGTCAGAAATAAATGCAAAGAATCGTTGTGGAGGGAAAGAAGTGGCTGTCGGGACTCACACAGGTGGCTCTAATTGCATTGGGGAGCATCGCAAGAGACTT GTTGTTGCAAAGGGTCGAGATCCAACACCAGGTGAGGTACATTTGCACGTCCATACACATGATCATGATGGAGAATCTTTTGTTGATGAGCGTGCCCGAGCTGTCCAT gaaagatatcaagaaatattacgggaaAAATCACAGTCTCAGTATGATATTGATCAATGTAAAGCATATTACGAAGCTGCTGGGGGAACAAGGAAGAgaagaatatatggtcttggatATCAAGCACAAAGTTATTATGGGCCGAATCTTTGCGTCAATTCTGGCTTTAATGCTTCAGCATCAGCAGCACCTTCAACTTCTCAATCAGCACCGacagaaaatatggaggagttAGTGATGCGATTGATTCCTACACTGACTGATCGCTTTCTTCCTTTATTTATTGAGAAGGCACGTGGAGTAATTTTTTCACCATCACATCATCCAAATACGCCTATCGACAAACCATCAATTGTGACACCCATAGTGCCTCCTCCTACTACTGCTAATGTTGACGATATTGATCCTTTAGTTTCTGATGATGATCGTAGTCCTTCACCCATGCATTAG